The following DNA comes from Buttiauxella agrestis.
TTATTTATTGAACAACGCAGGAACCGGCCTTGATGCGCTGTTTGAAAAAACAACAGAAGAACAATTTGATGATTTAATGAACATCCATTTGAAGGGACCCTTCTTCCTGACCCAACACCTGCTGCCGCTGATTAAAAACGGCGGGCGTATCCTCAACGTTTCTACCGGGCTGACGCGTTTTGCGTTGCCGGGCAAAGCCGCTTATGCCGCGATGAAAGGTGCGATGGAAGTGCTGACTAAATACCAGGCCAAAGAGCTGGGAGCGCGTGGGATTTCGGTGAACATTATTGCACCGGGTGCCATCGCCACTGATTTCGGCGGCGGTGCGGTGCGCGACAACGAACAGGTCGCCAATGCTATCGCGGCGCAAACTGCGCTGGGGCGCGTGGGGCAACCGGATGATATCGGCAATGCGATTGCGGTACTGCTCAGCGATGAGAGCGGCTGGATGAACGCGCAGCGCATTGAAGTTTCTGGTGGGATGTTCTTATAAGAGAAGGTTGGCAGAGGGTGAAATTCATCTCACCCTCGCTGCTTAAATTTATGTCAAAAATACTGAATGACTTGAGCGAATCATTCCGCTATCAGCTTTTCATGTACCGCACTATTCTTATCACATCGAAAGCGAACAGGCTTTCTCAACTAAATAAGCTCAAGGATACACATCATGAAAAGCATCAAATATTTTGCCGTAGTTATGACGTTGGCTGCTTCTTTCTCTAGTTTTGCAGCAACCACTCAGTCTGTTGAAAGCCAGAAAATCGGCACAGTTTCAGTGACCGGCGCGGCAAATATCGATAGCCTACAAGCGCAATTGCAAGCCAAAGCTGAACAGGCTGGCGCGAAATCTATCCGCATCATTTCTGCTGGTGGTGATAACAAAGTGTTTGGCGTTGCTGAGATGTATAACTAAGAATTCACGCTGTATGGGCCGCCGATGTGCGGCCCGTGTTTTATTTAAATTCTTTGCGCAGCAAACCGAAAATCCAGTCGTCCTGCCAGACATCGCCCAGGAAATAGTTTTCTCGCAGAATGCCTTCCTGCTTAAAACCCACCTTTTCCAACGTCTTTTTAGAACCGATATTCCCGACGGTAACTGTCGCGGTCAGCCTGCGCATCCGGCACTTTTCGAACGCAAATTTGCATACCGCATGAAGCGATTCAAATCCGTAGCCCTGCCCGTGAAACGCGGGATCAAGAATAAAACCCACTTCCGCCATCTCGTCATCGCTACGCACAAAACCGGTGAAACCAATTGGCACGCCGCTGTGTTTATCGCGCATAACAAGGCAAAGCCAGTGGCGGCTGTGAATTTCCCAGCGCACCAGGCGAGCATTAAAAATCTGGCGAATCTCAGCTTCCTGTCGATTATCTGAAACATAACGCATGACGTCGGGGTCTTGCTGCAAGCGCAAGAATAATGGCCATTCTTGTTCGGTAATTTGATTTAAATTGAGTCTGGAAGTCACGAGTGGAAACATGGTTTTTTAGTCCACGATAAACAGCGTTGCGCCGATAGCCGTTGATGAACGATGTGGTTCGGCGTTATCCGCCACCTGATAACTCATGCCGGGTTTTAAGGTAAACAAGCGCCCATCTTCCAGCTCAGTCTGTAACTCTCCCGCCAGGCAAAATAAGACATGGCCTTTCTGGCACCAGTGATCCGCAAGATATCCGGCGGTGTACTCCACCATGCGTATCCGGATTTCCCCAAACTGTTGTGTGCGCCACAACGCTTTCCCGGTGATGCCCGGATGTTCGGTGGGGGTGAGTGTGGTCCAGTCGGTCGTATTAAAAGGCAGGTCAGTAATGCGCATGGTTTTCCTTATTATTTTTTGCAGGTGTCCTTTAATTGATATCAGCAAAAAAATAACGGCGCCATATTTAAGCGCCGTTATTGAGAGTTATTTCCAGTGTGATATGTCATCCGTCGTCAGCCCAATATCTTTTAATTGTTCTTTGCTCAGCCCCTTTAAAGTGCGCTCTGTCTGGCGCAGTAACCTTCTTTGGCGGAAATATTGGTAAATCATCACAAAGCCATAAAAAGGTTTGTGCGGACGGTTCTCTTCAAAGCCCATGGTGTTGCTCCTCATCGTGTCGATGGGAACAATCATGCGCCACCATACAGATCGCAGGCAGACGCAAATATAACTTTTATTTAACATACAGACGCGCTAAAACAAGATCTGAGTGGGCGATTCTCCGCCATTCTGTACTGGTTTTTCCGTCTGTATGGTGAATTGAGAGGATACAGCATGACGCGCTACCAACATCTTGCCACTTTGCTGGCAGAACGCATCGAACAAGGGTTGTATCGCAGTGGGGAACGCCTGCCTTCGGTGCGCAACCTGAGTAGCGAACACGGCGTCAGTATCAGCACCGTACAGCAGGCGTATCATATTCTTGAAGACCGCCAGCTTATTTCTCCGCAACCGCGCTCCGGCTATTTTGTTACGCCGCGCAAATCCTTGCCGCCCGTGCCGCCGCTGACTCGTCCTGCGCAACGTCCGGTAGAAATTACGCAATGGGATGCGGTTCTTGAACAACTCACCGGAAGGGAAGATGCCGGCAGCATCGCGTTTGGCAGCGGATTCCCGGATGTGACTCATTCAACGATTAAACCGTTGTGGC
Coding sequences within:
- a CDS encoding DUF1471 domain-containing protein, translated to MKSIKYFAVVMTLAASFSSFAATTQSVESQKIGTVSVTGAANIDSLQAQLQAKAEQAGAKSIRIISAGGDNKVFGVAEMYN
- a CDS encoding SDR family NAD(P)-dependent oxidoreductase, whose protein sequence is MSQTIALVTGGSRGLGKNAALKLAARGVNIILTYNSKQQEARDVVREIELIGVKAVAIQLNVAESAGFAAFAQEVKQQLHDVWQRDSFDYLLNNAGTGLDALFEKTTEEQFDDLMNIHLKGPFFLTQHLLPLIKNGGRILNVSTGLTRFALPGKAAYAAMKGAMEVLTKYQAKELGARGISVNIIAPGAIATDFGGGAVRDNEQVANAIAAQTALGRVGQPDDIGNAIAVLLSDESGWMNAQRIEVSGGMFL
- a CDS encoding GNAT family N-acetyltransferase → MFPLVTSRLNLNQITEQEWPLFLRLQQDPDVMRYVSDNRQEAEIRQIFNARLVRWEIHSRHWLCLVMRDKHSGVPIGFTGFVRSDDEMAEVGFILDPAFHGQGYGFESLHAVCKFAFEKCRMRRLTATVTVGNIGSKKTLEKVGFKQEGILRENYFLGDVWQDDWIFGLLRKEFK
- a CDS encoding DHCW motif cupin fold protein, with protein sequence MRITDLPFNTTDWTTLTPTEHPGITGKALWRTQQFGEIRIRMVEYTAGYLADHWCQKGHVLFCLAGELQTELEDGRLFTLKPGMSYQVADNAEPHRSSTAIGATLFIVD
- a CDS encoding DUF1127 domain-containing protein, yielding MGFEENRPHKPFYGFVMIYQYFRQRRLLRQTERTLKGLSKEQLKDIGLTTDDISHWK